A window of the Cicer arietinum cultivar CDC Frontier isolate Library 1 chromosome 6, Cicar.CDCFrontier_v2.0, whole genome shotgun sequence genome harbors these coding sequences:
- the CAMKK2 gene encoding mitogen-activated protein kinase kinase 5, which yields MRPIQLPPPTATGSASATGSPINNNRHQRRRRDLTLPLPQRDTNLAVPLPLPPSGSGSGGSGSGGSGNGNNNNAGGGQGSSQQLVIPFSELERLNRIGSGSGGTVYKVVHRTTARVYALKVIYGHHEESVRRQIHREIQILRDVDDPNVVKCHEMYDHNAEIQVLLEHMDGGSLEGKHIPQENQLADVARQILRGLAYLHRRHIVHRDIKPSNLLINSRKQVKIADFGVGRILNQTMDPCNSSVGTIAYMSPERINTDINDGQYDAYAGDIWSLGVSILEFYMGRFPFAVGRQGDWASLMCAICMSQPPEAPTSASMEFRDFVSRCLQRDPSRRWTASRLLSHPFLVRTVSNHNQIPPNLHQLLPPPPRPLSS from the coding sequence ATGAGGCCGATTCAACTTCCACCTCCAACCGCCACCGGTTCAGCTTCCGCCACCGGTTCTCCAATCAACAATAACCGTCATCAGCGCCGCCGTAGAGACCTAACCCTTCCTCTTCCACAACGAGACACAAATCTAGCCGTTCCGCTTCCGCTGCCTCCTTCCGGCAGTGGAAGCGGCGGTAGCGGCAGCGGAGGAAGCGGAAACGGAAACAATAACAACGCTGGAGGAGGACAAGGATCGAGTCAACAACTAGTGATTCCGTTTTCCGAACTCGAACGGTTGAACCGGATCGGTAGCGGTTCCGGCGGAACGGTTTACAAGGTAGTTCACCGAACAACCGCTCGCGTTTACGCGCTTAAGGTGATATACGGACATCACGAAGAATCGGTTCGCCGTCAGATCCACAGAGAAATCCAGATCTTGCGAGACGTAGACGATCCAAACGTGGTGAAGTGTCACGAGATGTACGATCACAACGCCGAGATTCAAGTTCTGTTAGAACACATGGACGGTGGTTCACTCGAAGGAAAACACATCCCTCAagaaaatcaacttgctgacgtGGCACGTCAGATCCTCCGTGGACTCGCTTATCTTCACCGCCGTCACATCGTTCACCGTGATATCAAACCGTCGAATCTGTTGATAAATTCGCGTAAACAGGTGAAGATCGCTGATTTCGGTGTAGGTAGGATTCTGAATCAAACGATGGATCCGTGCAATTCATCGGTTGGAACGATTGCGTATATGAGTCCGGAGAGGATTAACACCGATATCAACGACGGACAATACGATGCTTACGCCGGTGATATATGGAGTTTAGGTGTGAGTATATTGGAGTTTTATATGGGAAGGTTTCCATTTGCGGTTGGTAGACAAGGTGATTGGGCGAGTTTGATGTGTGCGATTTGTATGTCGCAACCACCAGAAGCTCCAACGAGTGCTTCGATGGAGTTTAGGGATTTCGTTTCAAGGTGTTTGCAGAGAGATCCATCGAGGAGATGGACTGCTTCCAGGTTGCTTTCGCATCCTTTTCTTGTTAGGACGGTTTCAAATCATAATCAGATTCCTCCAAATCTTCATCAACTACTTCCTCCTCCACCAAGGCCTCTTTCTTCTTAA